Proteins encoded in a region of the Paenibacillus pedocola genome:
- a CDS encoding lysozyme inhibitor LprI family protein, translating to MKGKILLLFFITIVFSACQNISQPTTLNSETKSIMNSELPPDVVSTGNGTESKEITEGQSNTNNNEVLSMSIGTYDLTGEFYNEMLRNPIDHDYEVEFNEFQNSKEFSTFGWRALESKYTEVWDKELNQIYKKLLSKLDREPKEVLIESQKEWLQYHLRETEFVGKTFINNGYLGSQGLVSLDTVIMERIRERTMQLFEYRYLLDGEVEFLYQSKK from the coding sequence ATGAAAGGTAAGATACTCTTATTATTTTTTATAACGATAGTGTTTTCAGCTTGTCAAAATATTAGTCAGCCGACTACCTTGAACAGCGAAACTAAATCAATAATGAATTCTGAACTGCCTCCTGATGTAGTGAGTACAGGTAATGGAACAGAATCGAAAGAAATAACGGAAGGTCAATCAAATACTAATAATAATGAAGTGTTATCCATGAGCATTGGGACCTATGATTTGACTGGGGAATTTTATAATGAAATGCTTCGAAATCCTATAGATCATGATTATGAAGTGGAATTTAATGAATTTCAAAATTCCAAAGAGTTTTCAACATTTGGATGGAGGGCGTTGGAAAGCAAATATACAGAGGTTTGGGATAAAGAGTTGAATCAAATATATAAAAAGCTTCTTTCTAAGTTGGATAGAGAACCAAAAGAAGTACTAATTGAATCGCAGAAAGAATGGTTACAGTATCACTTAAGGGAAACAGAATTTGTAGGGAAGACATTTATTAATAATGGTTACCTTGGATCACAAGGATTAGTAAGCCTAGACACGGTTATTATGGAGAGAATTCGGGAAAGAACAATGCAGTTATTTGAATATCGTTATTTGCTAGATGGTGAAGTTGAGTTTTTATACCAAAGCAAAAAATAG
- a CDS encoding nuclear transport factor 2 family protein: MQSAQQLLTSYFQALGSKQIDKVIEMVHEEANFIILKKETSEEIPLYGTFHGKEGVRKYLKILEETEQIERFVLNKLIGNQEAACAWGNFRIKVNVTGKVFESDWAIICEVEQEKIRFFQIFEDTAALEKAFDLKNR; encoded by the coding sequence ATGCAAAGTGCCCAACAACTGCTAACAAGTTATTTTCAAGCCCTAGGAAGCAAACAGATTGATAAAGTGATCGAAATGGTTCATGAGGAAGCGAATTTTATTATTCTTAAAAAAGAAACCTCTGAGGAAATTCCTTTATATGGTACATTTCATGGTAAAGAAGGTGTTAGAAAATATTTAAAAATATTAGAAGAAACAGAGCAAATAGAGAGATTTGTTCTAAACAAACTTATTGGTAATCAGGAAGCGGCATGTGCATGGGGGAATTTCCGCATTAAGGTCAACGTAACTGGGAAAGTGTTCGAGAGTGATTGGGCAATCATTTGTGAAGTAGAACAAGAGAAGATAAGGTTTTTTCAAATCTTTGAAGATACGGCTGCACTAGAAAAAGCTTTTGATTTAAAAAATCGTTGA
- a CDS encoding Hsp20/alpha crystallin family protein yields MFDLVPFGKRRDDVFGALAKSLNEVFNDDFFAPMTSSTLSFRTDIRESEQAYLIEAELPGFKKEEIDIDYASPYLTIKAVRKDENSQENEDHKIVRRERRYGEYVRRFYVQDINDDEIRASLKDGLLSLEVPKRQKSAGKRIEIQDHGTSGPQLQ; encoded by the coding sequence ATGTTTGATTTGGTTCCTTTTGGAAAACGCAGAGATGACGTATTTGGTGCATTGGCAAAGTCCTTGAATGAAGTGTTCAACGATGATTTTTTTGCCCCGATGACCAGTTCCACCCTGTCTTTCCGGACGGATATCCGCGAGAGTGAGCAGGCGTATCTGATTGAGGCTGAACTGCCCGGCTTCAAAAAAGAAGAAATCGACATTGATTATGCCAGCCCTTATCTGACGATTAAAGCCGTGCGCAAAGATGAGAACAGCCAGGAGAACGAAGATCACAAGATCGTGCGCCGCGAACGCCGCTACGGTGAGTATGTCCGCCGTTTCTATGTGCAGGATATTAACGATGACGAAATCCGTGCCTCACTGAAAGATGGACTGCTGTCGCTTGAGGTGCCTAAACGGCAAAAATCAGCCGGCAAGCGCATCGAGATTCAGGACCACGGTACATCCGGGCCGCAGCTTCAGTAA
- a CDS encoding GNAT family N-acetyltransferase, whose amino-acid sequence MSKQSGLLFGDKVYLRPLNGEDAEQYYHMFYGAEVRRLTGTQRHINKEQIAAYIERKADDDSAVLLLIALKETDEVIGDIAIQDMDRGNRTAGLRLAIGHEQHQNKGYGREALILMLDYGFGILNLHRIELEVYSYNSRAAHVYESVGFVREGVRRQTLFYDHEYHDVVIMSMLENEYRERYLK is encoded by the coding sequence ATGAGCAAGCAGTCTGGTTTATTATTCGGGGATAAGGTATACCTGCGCCCGCTGAACGGGGAGGATGCCGAACAGTATTACCATATGTTCTATGGTGCAGAGGTACGCAGGCTCACAGGGACACAGAGGCATATCAACAAAGAGCAGATCGCAGCATACATAGAGCGTAAAGCGGACGATGACAGTGCGGTGCTGCTGCTGATTGCCCTTAAAGAGACTGATGAGGTGATCGGCGACATCGCCATTCAGGATATGGACCGGGGCAACCGCACCGCCGGTCTGCGTCTCGCCATTGGCCATGAACAGCATCAGAATAAGGGATATGGCCGGGAAGCGCTGATCCTGATGCTTGACTACGGCTTCGGCATACTGAATCTGCACCGCATAGAGCTGGAGGTTTATTCGTACAATAGCCGTGCTGCACATGTGTATGAGAGCGTCGGTTTTGTCCGGGAGGGCGTGCGGCGTCAGACGCTTTTTTATGATCATGAGTACCATGATGTTGTAATAATGAGCATGCTCGAGAATGAGTACCGGGAGCGTTATTTAAAATAA
- the clpB gene encoding ATP-dependent chaperone ClpB, with product MDFNKLTQKLQEAVAAAQSLAAAGGHQEIEHLHLLKALLQQHEGLLPRLLQKMNIPAAELLRGTEELLQRKPSVSGSGAGTMRRYASASLLEVLDQAEKEAAAMQDEFVAVEHAVLAMVSDTGSANRELRGLFTSRGVTRDKLLEVLADIRGHQRVTSREPEATYEVLEKYGRDLVAEVRAGKIDPVIGRDGEIRRVIRILSRKTKNNPVLIGEPGVGKTAIVEGLAHRIVRRDVPEGLKDKTIFSLDMSALVAGAKYRGEFEERLQAVLKEIRESNGRIILFIDELHTIVGAGKTEGAMDAGNMLKPMLARGELHCIGATTLDEYRKYIEKDPALERRFQQVLVSEPDVEDTISILRGLKERFEVHHGVKIHDSALVAAGVLSNRYITDRFLPDKAIDLVDEACAMIRTEIDSMPGEMDEVTRRLMQMEIEEAALKKETDDASARRLEILQRELADLKEKHLGMTARWEKEKSAIQGIRDLKKRLEQARKDLVDAQEVYDLNKSAELSYGIIPELEKQVKAAEEAAQQDQESRLLREAVTEEEIADIVSRWTGVPVSRLVEGERDKLLRLEETLHERVVGQEEAVSLVADAVLRARAGIKDPNRPIGSFLFLGPTGVGKTELAKALAVSLFDREDGMIRIDMSEYMEKHSVSRLVGAPPGYIGYEEGGQLTEAVRRQPYTVVLLDEVEKAHPDVFNILLQLLDDGRLTDSQGRIVDFKNTIVIMTSNIGSPHLIQGTDDNGELTQAVKDRVMKELSGHFRPEFLNRVDDIVMFKPLTLGEIGQIVVKLADGLRTRLAERGIGLTLSEAAVRFIAKEGFDPVYGARPLKRFIQRSLETPVARALIAGEAEEGSILVVDEADGRLNVAIRRPEAAFNRT from the coding sequence ATGGATTTCAATAAATTAACGCAAAAACTGCAGGAAGCCGTCGCCGCGGCACAGTCACTGGCTGCGGCAGGCGGCCATCAGGAGATCGAACATCTCCATCTGCTGAAGGCGCTTCTTCAGCAGCATGAAGGTCTGCTGCCGCGGCTGCTGCAGAAGATGAACATTCCCGCAGCTGAGCTGCTGCGCGGTACGGAGGAGCTGCTGCAGCGGAAGCCGAGTGTCAGCGGATCGGGTGCAGGTACAATGCGGCGCTATGCTTCGGCATCGCTGCTGGAGGTGCTGGATCAGGCTGAGAAGGAAGCGGCCGCGATGCAGGATGAGTTCGTGGCCGTGGAGCACGCCGTACTGGCGATGGTGTCCGATACCGGCAGCGCGAACCGCGAGCTGCGCGGATTGTTCACCAGCCGTGGCGTGACCCGCGACAAGCTGCTGGAGGTGCTGGCGGACATCCGCGGCCATCAGCGGGTGACCAGCCGGGAGCCGGAGGCCACCTATGAAGTGCTGGAGAAATACGGCCGTGATCTGGTGGCCGAAGTGCGGGCCGGCAAGATTGACCCCGTCATCGGGCGCGACGGGGAGATCCGCCGGGTGATCCGCATCCTCTCCCGCAAGACGAAGAACAATCCGGTACTGATTGGAGAACCCGGTGTAGGGAAGACAGCGATTGTCGAAGGCCTGGCCCACCGGATTGTCCGCAGGGATGTGCCGGAGGGGCTGAAGGATAAGACGATTTTCTCACTGGATATGAGCGCTCTGGTCGCCGGGGCTAAATACCGCGGGGAATTTGAGGAGCGGCTGCAGGCCGTACTGAAGGAGATCCGCGAGAGCAACGGCCGGATTATCCTCTTCATCGATGAGCTGCACACGATTGTCGGCGCAGGCAAAACGGAAGGCGCGATGGATGCCGGGAATATGCTGAAGCCGATGCTGGCCCGCGGTGAGCTGCACTGTATCGGAGCGACAACACTGGATGAATACCGCAAATACATTGAAAAGGACCCCGCGCTGGAGCGCCGCTTCCAGCAGGTGCTGGTCAGCGAGCCGGATGTCGAGGACACGATTTCGATTCTGCGCGGCTTGAAGGAGCGGTTCGAGGTGCATCATGGGGTCAAAATCCATGACAGTGCACTTGTTGCTGCGGGCGTATTATCCAACCGCTACATCACCGACCGCTTCCTGCCGGATAAGGCGATTGATCTGGTCGATGAAGCCTGCGCGATGATCCGTACCGAGATCGACTCCATGCCGGGCGAGATGGATGAGGTTACCCGCCGCCTGATGCAGATGGAGATTGAAGAAGCCGCGCTGAAAAAAGAAACCGACGATGCCAGCGCCCGCCGCCTGGAGATTCTGCAGCGGGAGCTGGCCGATCTCAAGGAAAAGCATCTGGGCATGACGGCCCGCTGGGAGAAGGAAAAGTCCGCGATTCAGGGCATCCGCGACCTGAAAAAAAGACTGGAGCAGGCCCGTAAAGACCTGGTTGACGCGCAGGAGGTCTATGACCTGAACAAGTCGGCGGAGCTGAGCTACGGCATCATTCCCGAGCTGGAGAAGCAGGTTAAGGCTGCCGAGGAAGCAGCCCAGCAGGATCAGGAGAGCCGGCTGCTGCGCGAGGCCGTGACCGAAGAGGAGATCGCCGATATCGTGTCCCGCTGGACCGGAGTTCCGGTCAGCAGACTGGTGGAGGGCGAGCGGGATAAGCTGCTGCGGCTGGAGGAGACGCTGCATGAGCGGGTGGTCGGCCAGGAGGAGGCCGTGTCGCTGGTGGCCGACGCCGTGCTGCGCGCCCGGGCCGGAATCAAAGACCCGAACCGTCCGATCGGTTCGTTCCTGTTCCTCGGGCCGACCGGTGTCGGCAAGACGGAGCTGGCCAAAGCGCTGGCCGTCTCGCTGTTCGACCGGGAAGACGGAATGATCCGCATCGACATGTCGGAGTACATGGAGAAGCATAGTGTCTCCCGTCTCGTCGGTGCGCCTCCGGGATATATCGGCTATGAGGAAGGGGGCCAGCTTACGGAGGCAGTCCGCCGCCAGCCGTACACCGTTGTGCTGCTGGACGAAGTGGAGAAGGCGCACCCCGATGTCTTCAACATCCTGCTGCAGCTGCTGGATGACGGGCGGCTGACCGATTCCCAGGGCCGGATCGTGGATTTCAAGAATACGATTGTTATTATGACTTCAAATATCGGCTCGCCGCATCTCATTCAGGGTACGGATGACAACGGGGAGCTGACGCAGGCGGTCAAGGACCGGGTGATGAAGGAGCTGAGCGGCCATTTCCGCCCCGAGTTCCTGAACCGGGTGGATGATATTGTGATGTTCAAGCCGCTGACACTGGGCGAAATCGGGCAGATTGTTGTCAAATTAGCGGATGGTTTGCGTACACGGCTGGCTGAACGGGGCATCGGTCTTACGCTGAGCGAAGCGGCGGTACGGTTTATTGCCAAGGAGGGCTTCGATCCGGTGTACGGGGCGAGACCGCTGAAACGCTTCATCCAGCGGAGCCTGGAGACACCTGTTGCGCGGGCGCTGATCGCCGGGGAAGCAGAGGAAGGCTCAATTCTGGTGGTTGATGAGGCGGACGGCAGGCTGAATGTGGCCATCCGGCGGCCTGAGGCGGCTTTCAACAGAACCTGA
- a CDS encoding helix-turn-helix transcriptional regulator has translation MSKSKRLLDLMMTVNRKRKFTVRELADEFGVSTRTILRDLQELGELGVPLYSEVGPHGGYQVLNERILPPIAFTEEEAVAIFFASHALRHYKYLPFKEESLSALHKFYNYMSGDVRDRIDELKNRIDFLTPARQAEFPYLSVLLEAGIGQKVLLIGYESKGERSLRPIQPIGIYASSGLWYCPAYCFLRKDIRVFRCDRIHSVDYDSSGLTPLDLRQVHLGNRNEYGAAEQSGGLQPEKSRNQVRLYIELTGEGVQACEAEVWSDSLLHTREDGTGWLEGEVPGNNLRFFARFTIGLGHEATVQEPPELVEELKLMLAGILGKYS, from the coding sequence ATGTCTAAATCGAAGCGGCTGCTGGACCTGATGATGACCGTGAACCGCAAGCGTAAATTTACGGTCAGAGAGCTGGCCGATGAATTCGGGGTGTCTACGCGGACCATTCTCCGGGATCTGCAGGAGCTGGGCGAACTCGGGGTTCCGCTGTATTCGGAGGTGGGCCCCCACGGGGGCTATCAGGTGCTGAATGAACGGATTCTTCCGCCGATTGCCTTTACGGAGGAGGAGGCGGTGGCGATTTTTTTTGCCAGCCATGCCCTGCGCCATTACAAGTATCTGCCCTTCAAGGAAGAGTCTCTTTCCGCATTGCACAAGTTCTATAACTATATGTCCGGGGATGTCCGTGACCGGATTGATGAGCTGAAGAACCGGATTGATTTCCTGACCCCGGCGCGGCAGGCGGAGTTCCCTTACCTGTCGGTCCTGTTGGAGGCGGGCATAGGGCAAAAGGTGCTGCTCATCGGTTACGAATCCAAAGGCGAGCGCAGCCTGCGGCCGATTCAGCCCATCGGTATTTATGCCAGCAGTGGATTATGGTATTGTCCGGCATATTGTTTTCTGCGCAAGGACATCCGTGTGTTCCGCTGTGACCGGATTCACTCGGTTGACTACGATTCCTCGGGGCTGACACCGCTGGATCTGCGGCAGGTCCATCTGGGGAACAGGAATGAATACGGCGCGGCGGAGCAAAGCGGGGGGCTGCAACCGGAAAAAAGCCGGAATCAGGTCAGGCTGTACATTGAGCTGACGGGTGAAGGGGTGCAGGCCTGCGAAGCGGAAGTGTGGTCAGATTCTCTGCTGCATACCCGTGAGGATGGCACCGGCTGGCTGGAGGGGGAGGTTCCCGGCAACAACCTGCGTTTTTTCGCCAGATTTACGATCGGCCTTGGCCATGAAGCGACAGTACAGGAACCGCCTGAACTGGTGGAGGAGCTGAAGCTCATGCTTGCCGGAATACTGGGGAAATACAGCTAA
- a CDS encoding VanZ family protein: MNTKHRKVILAVILCYTVLILYFMFLAFGRAETVDRGTGYNFLLLPGDFFRLPGLSDLQHPTLMDAWVFGNIAAFIPFGILIPLLYRTGFLRFMILFILCILVLETVQALSMLGSFDMNDVIQNSLGAAVGFGAFRFGFRTKKVWRNIATTGISAIILLIGIWGIFGIADKAFTKELGPFVALNELKNSGISSSTGTKRDSFQIGGQNVEPQYNAYSTEGENTVTYTYTLGKKELYLYLNFGIPNKEDAYGSLRISADGQEYLSASSKDPSDEPEMSSIYLQGANELAITLEGNERIWDIGIREMRHTWNW; the protein is encoded by the coding sequence ATGAATACCAAGCACCGTAAAGTTATTTTGGCCGTAATCCTATGTTATACCGTTTTGATTCTTTATTTTATGTTTCTCGCTTTCGGCAGAGCAGAAACCGTAGATCGGGGGACAGGTTACAACTTTCTACTTTTACCGGGTGATTTTTTTAGGCTGCCGGGTCTATCGGATCTTCAACATCCTACGCTGATGGATGCTTGGGTTTTTGGAAACATCGCAGCCTTTATTCCTTTCGGCATCTTGATCCCGTTGTTGTATCGAACAGGCTTCTTACGATTTATGATCTTATTCATTCTGTGTATCCTTGTACTTGAGACCGTTCAGGCGCTCTCTATGCTCGGCAGCTTCGATATGAATGACGTAATTCAAAACTCTTTAGGCGCAGCAGTCGGATTCGGGGCATTTAGATTCGGATTTCGTACGAAAAAAGTCTGGAGAAACATAGCTACTACGGGCATCTCCGCCATTATCCTGTTGATCGGGATTTGGGGAATCTTCGGTATCGCCGACAAAGCGTTCACAAAAGAGCTTGGCCCCTTCGTTGCGTTAAACGAACTAAAAAACAGCGGTATAAGTTCATCTACAGGAACAAAGCGAGACAGCTTTCAAATTGGTGGACAAAACGTAGAGCCCCAATATAATGCATATAGCACCGAAGGTGAAAATACGGTGACATACACATATACGCTAGGCAAAAAGGAGCTTTATCTCTACTTAAATTTTGGGATTCCCAATAAAGAGGATGCTTATGGGAGTCTTCGTATCTCTGCCGATGGCCAGGAGTATCTGTCTGCATCTTCAAAAGATCCAAGCGATGAACCGGAGATGTCCTCAATTTATCTTCAGGGGGCCAATGAGCTCGCGATCACCTTGGAGGGGAATGAAAGAATATGGGACATTGGAATTAGAGAGATGAGGCACACCTGGAATTGGTAA
- a CDS encoding RNA polymerase sigma factor: MEDEVLHKTIKQVLDGNIDEFENVVLLYQKPMVLYCYHMLGSYPEAEDNAQEVFLKAYRSLSKYNPEVPFAAWLYKIAYHQCIDVMRKRKLTKALSLFYQDEKEHRPVDQQIEAKYPDEKVQRAMAMLSAEERNLLILRSVEEMSYQDISLILHQNSTRLRKKYERSAGKFRKYYANAKGEDRYAGLQRKGIERNPY; this comes from the coding sequence TTGGAGGATGAAGTTCTGCACAAGACTATTAAACAGGTACTGGACGGCAATATTGATGAGTTCGAGAATGTTGTGCTTCTCTATCAGAAGCCGATGGTTCTCTACTGCTATCATATGCTCGGTTCTTATCCGGAAGCTGAGGACAACGCCCAGGAGGTTTTCCTCAAAGCCTACCGCTCCTTATCCAAATACAACCCTGAGGTGCCATTCGCAGCCTGGCTGTACAAAATTGCCTACCATCAGTGCATTGATGTAATGCGCAAACGGAAGCTGACGAAGGCTCTTAGTCTTTTTTACCAGGATGAGAAGGAGCACAGACCGGTGGATCAGCAGATTGAAGCTAAGTACCCGGATGAAAAGGTTCAGCGGGCGATGGCGATGTTGTCGGCGGAGGAACGAAACTTGTTAATCCTGCGCAGTGTGGAGGAAATGAGCTATCAGGACATCAGCCTGATTCTGCATCAGAACAGCACCCGTCTGCGGAAAAAGTATGAGCGGAGCGCCGGGAAATTCCGGAAATATTATGCGAATGCGAAGGGAGAGGACCGCTATGCCGGCTTACAACGAAAAGGAATTGAAAGAAATCCTTATTAA
- a CDS encoding DnaJ C-terminal domain-containing protein, whose translation MVAAKNYYDALGVGKQASRQEIKKAYQKLAKQWHPDVNKAPGAEEKFKEAAEAYEVLGNEEKRKAYDEELRYGSGRPGQPGAWRTAGASSGSGRESPFGAGWSGSYSTAGGIPEEDLFSMFFGSRGGADRSGFDFFSGSGSGFGGTQGMMQAQLEITLEQAYKGGNVRVQVGGKDVTVSIPARSPEGTVLRVPGSAVKGAAEAGDLLIVLHLAPHEIYEAEDGDLYGTVEIAPWQAVLGGEAKVPLPDGSSIKLKIPAGTTGGRTLRIPGKGLKRQSGANGDILFVVEIVIPPDTGTTEKNLYRKLAEASNFQAGAGRQGGGTRRQKAAKG comes from the coding sequence ATGGTGGCGGCAAAAAACTACTATGATGCACTTGGCGTAGGCAAACAGGCGAGCAGGCAGGAGATCAAAAAAGCCTATCAGAAGCTGGCCAAACAATGGCATCCTGATGTCAATAAGGCTCCGGGCGCTGAAGAGAAATTCAAGGAAGCGGCGGAAGCTTACGAGGTGCTCGGCAACGAAGAAAAGCGCAAAGCCTATGATGAGGAGCTCCGTTACGGTTCAGGCCGGCCGGGGCAGCCGGGAGCCTGGAGAACCGCCGGCGCTTCGTCCGGTTCTGGCCGGGAGTCGCCGTTTGGTGCGGGCTGGAGCGGAAGCTACTCTACCGCTGGCGGGATTCCCGAAGAGGATTTGTTCAGTATGTTCTTTGGCAGCCGGGGCGGGGCGGACCGGTCCGGGTTTGATTTTTTCTCCGGCAGCGGCAGCGGCTTCGGCGGAACGCAGGGTATGATGCAGGCCCAGCTGGAGATCACGCTGGAGCAGGCCTATAAGGGCGGAAACGTCAGGGTGCAGGTGGGTGGTAAGGATGTGACTGTCAGTATCCCGGCGCGTTCTCCGGAAGGAACGGTCCTCCGTGTGCCGGGCAGCGCAGTAAAGGGTGCAGCAGAGGCAGGAGACCTGCTGATTGTGCTGCATCTTGCCCCGCATGAAATTTACGAGGCGGAAGACGGCGATCTGTACGGTACGGTTGAAATCGCACCATGGCAGGCTGTGCTCGGCGGGGAGGCGAAAGTTCCACTGCCCGACGGCAGCAGCATCAAGCTGAAGATTCCGGCTGGAACAACAGGCGGCAGAACGCTGCGCATTCCCGGCAAGGGGCTGAAGCGTCAGAGCGGAGCGAACGGCGACATTCTGTTCGTTGTTGAAATAGTCATTCCGCCGGATACCGGCACTACAGAGAAGAACCTGTACCGTAAGTTGGCTGAAGCCTCCAATTTCCAGGCCGGAGCGGGACGGCAGGGCGGCGGAACGCGGCGGCAGAAGGCTGCAAAGGGGTAA
- a CDS encoding serine hydrolase domain-containing protein: protein MKDLHNLVSDYTKDKKHLHLAIGIIREGGIEYFSFSNNQKRSTIPPEHMLFEIGSITKVFTSILLLEMEREKLLSSDDMVGKFVPNVKNDYLNKITLKSLATHTSGLPTLATNHNLAKKRSNPYSMYTEQDLTAFLSNADYTDSIGSFGYSNIGMGLLGNILCKVSGRKYDELLKKYITSPLKMNETAVTLDSEQNRRFLNGYASTGKRVPHWDLSIHEGAGGIKSSVNDLSLFVQANLNDDNPIASTLQKSHIPLWIGNSNRYFGWGEDKLLDKGILWHNGGSAGFNSYLAFNKELRVGIVLLSNYSFFSNSLMDYYVAQLIKWITKKEPSQGTMIDATGKKIFEAILSSEK, encoded by the coding sequence ATGAAGGATTTACATAATTTAGTTTCAGATTACACGAAAGATAAGAAACATTTACATCTTGCGATCGGGATTATTAGAGAGGGCGGTATTGAATACTTTTCGTTCAGTAATAATCAAAAGAGAAGTACGATTCCTCCTGAGCATATGTTGTTTGAAATCGGCTCCATAACCAAAGTTTTCACATCCATTCTCTTATTAGAAATGGAACGGGAAAAACTGCTTTCCTCGGATGACATGGTTGGTAAGTTTGTGCCAAACGTTAAAAACGATTATTTGAATAAGATTACCTTGAAAAGCCTTGCTACTCATACCTCTGGATTACCCACATTGGCAACAAACCACAATCTGGCTAAAAAAAGATCGAATCCTTATTCAATGTATACCGAGCAAGATTTAACTGCTTTTCTATCTAATGCTGACTACACGGATAGTATTGGTTCATTTGGATATTCCAATATCGGTATGGGCTTACTGGGGAATATTCTATGCAAGGTGTCTGGAAGAAAGTATGATGAACTGTTAAAAAAATACATAACGAGCCCATTAAAGATGAATGAGACAGCCGTTACACTTGATTCAGAACAGAATAGAAGGTTTTTGAATGGATATGCTTCAACTGGGAAGAGAGTCCCTCACTGGGATCTTTCTATACATGAAGGAGCTGGGGGGATTAAGTCATCGGTTAACGATTTGAGTTTATTTGTCCAAGCCAATCTAAATGATGATAATCCGATAGCCTCTACACTGCAAAAAAGTCATATCCCTTTATGGATCGGAAATTCAAACCGTTATTTTGGCTGGGGTGAGGATAAACTTCTAGATAAAGGTATCCTCTGGCATAACGGGGGTTCAGCTGGTTTTAACAGTTATCTAGCTTTCAACAAGGAACTCCGTGTAGGAATTGTATTGCTATCCAATTATTCTTTTTTCTCGAATTCTCTTATGGATTATTATGTTGCTCAATTAATAAAATGGATTACTAAAAAAGAGCCTTCTCAAGGAACTATGATAGACGCTACAGGTAAAAAAATATTTGAAGCCATCCTAAGTAGTGAAAAGTAA
- a CDS encoding VOC family protein translates to MTIEVNPFILLEGTAREAVSFYQESLDAKLLFMQTVGEGPQNPEAPMSDEEKARIAHSVLKIGETTMFMADLEPGQTRQTGNGLNLCISTDTAEASEQLYNTLKEGGQVDIELGPAYFSPAYGMVTDKFGVTFQIFTKRPR, encoded by the coding sequence ATGACGATTGAAGTAAATCCGTTTATCCTGCTTGAGGGAACTGCGCGCGAAGCGGTTTCTTTCTATCAGGAGAGTCTAGATGCCAAGTTGCTTTTCATGCAAACCGTAGGCGAAGGCCCGCAGAATCCTGAAGCCCCCATGTCTGACGAAGAAAAAGCGCGCATTGCCCATTCCGTGCTGAAGATTGGCGAGACCACAATGTTTATGGCCGACCTGGAACCGGGGCAGACGCGGCAGACCGGCAACGGCCTCAATCTCTGTATTTCCACTGATACTGCAGAAGCTTCGGAACAGCTATACAACACCTTGAAAGAAGGCGGGCAGGTCGACATCGAGCTTGGCCCGGCCTATTTCAGCCCGGCCTACGGCATGGTTACCGACAAGTTCGGCGTGACCTTCCAGATCTTCACGAAGCGGCCGCGTTAG